The DNA sequence CAAACTGAAAAATAAAACAAAATTTTTTAAAAAAAATTTTAGAATATATTTTCTGAAAAAAAATAGTTTATTTCGTTTGCGTATGGGTTGTCATCATGTTAAAGTAAGTTTATGAAATTACTGATCTGCATACTCAAGTTGTAATATTGCTACAGGTGACTTTTTCTAGTTGCCGTATTTTTTTTGTACATGATTTGTTGAGTGAAAAAGGAATGCTTTTAAAAAAAGCGCGGATGGATATTTTTTTACCAAAAAAAGGGGAAGGAGCGGAAAAAGAATGAGTAGTCACGAGTTGTGAGTTGAAAAAAATTACGACCGATCGGATCGAGAGGACTTATATGGAAACCATTAATAACAGGGCAGTGACGGTTGCTATGGGGGCAACTTATAATGAGTTGAGTGTTACTAAGCGCAATGGAAGCTTAGAGCAGCTTGATCTTGAAAAAATTCGATCATGTTTTGTTCGTGCTGCATACGATTGCATGGATAACGTATCGATCGATATGCTCATAGCTGAGGTTGTGCGTAACGTTTATGATAAAGTAAAAACAGAAGAGGTTGAGTCTGCGCTTATTTTATCTGCCGTTGCATTTATCGAACAAGATCCTGCTTACGATAAAGTTGCGACACGTTTATTATTGCAAAAATTATATCGTGAAGTGCTTGGACAGAGCGTTAATCCTGCCACTCTTGAACATGAATATAGGAATGCATTTATAAAAAGCATTTATCAAGGAGTGAAGGGCGACGTTCTCCATCAAAAATTGCTGGAATTCGATTTAGAGCGCTTGGCAAATGGATTGCATATTGAGCGAGATCATCTTTTTGTCTATTTGGGGCTCTCAACTCTTTATGAACGTTATTTTTATAAGATCGATAAAAAGCGTTATGAGTTACCGCAAACGTTCTGGATGCGTGTAGCAATGGGGCTTGCGCTTAATGAACCGAATAAAGAAGAAAAAGCGCTCGAGTTTTATGAAACATTTTCATCATTGCGCTATGTTTCTTCTACACCCACACTTTTCCATTCAGGGTATAAAATTGCACAATTGAGTTCCTGCTATCTTTCTACAGTAAATGATGACCTTGGGCACATTTTTAAAGTGATCGGTGATAATGCTCAGCTTTCAAAATGGGCTGGCGGGATTGGAAATGATTGGACGAATATTCGTGGGACTGGCTCATTTATTAAAAGTATTCATGCGACAAGCCAAGGGGTTATTCCTTACTTAAAAATTGTGAACGATGTCGTTATTGCAATTACCAGAAGCGGTATTCGTCGTGGCGGCACATGTTCATATTTAGAAACATGGCATATCGATGTGGAAGATTTCATCGATTTGCGGAGAAATACTGGTGATGAGCGACGTCGCACGCATGATATGAATACAGCAAATTGGATTCCAGATTTGTTCATGAAGCGCGTTATGCTCGATGCAGATTGGATGCTTTTCTCACCAGACGAGGTTCCAGATCTGCATGATCTGTACGGTAAAGCGTTTGAAAAGCGCTATGAAGAATATGAAGAAAAAGCGCGCGCGGGTCAAATAAAATTGTTTAAGGTCGTTTCTGCTCAAAAATTATGGCGCAAAATGCTCAGCAGATTATTTGAAACTGGCCATCCATGGATCACATTTAAAGATCCATGCAATATTCGTTCGCCTCAGGATCATGTTGGTGTTGTGCATAGTTCTAATCTCTGCACTGAAATCACGCTTAATACTTCTGCCGAAGAAACGGCTGTTTGCAATCTTGGATCTATAAATCTCTCTGAGCATATTATCAACGGGCAACTTGATGTTGAGATGCTTGCTAAATCGATACGCACTGCAGTTCGCATGCTTGATAACGTTCTTGATCTTAATTTCTACCCAACTGCCGAAGCGCGTAACTCAAACTTACGACATCGTCCGATAGGTCTTGGAGTGATGGGTTTCCAAGATGCGCTTATCAAACTCGATATTCCGTTTGCATCTGAAAAGGCGATTTGGTTTGCCGATTATTCTCAAGAATTGATTTCTTATTATGCGATTCTTTCATCGTCTGAATTGGCGCATGAACGTGGTGCTTACCAAACCTACAAAGGATCAAAGTGGGATCGCGGAATTTTCCCAATTGATAGCATAGATCTTCTCGAGCAAGAACGTGGCATGCGTATAGAAGTTTCGCGCAGTGCAGCTCTTGATTGGAGTTTAGTGCGCGAGAATGTAAAGAAACATGGGATGCGTAATTCAAACGTGATGGCGATAGCGCCGACCGCTACCATTGCAAATATTGCAGGTTGCTATCCAAGCATTGAGCCTCTTTATAAAAATATGTACGTAAAATCGAACATTGCTGGCGAATTTACAGTAGTAAATCGCTATCTTGTGAACGATTTGAAAAAAATTGGCTTATGGAATCGCCAAATGCTTGAGCAGTTAAAATATTATGATGGTGATATTACTCGCGTGCCATCTATTCCTGAGCATTTGAAAGAAAAATATCGCGGTGCGTTTGAACTCGATCCTATTTGGTTGCTTAAGATCACTGCAGCACGTGGAAAATGGATCGATCAAAGCCAATCGCACAACGTATTTATGAAAGGTGTTTCCGGAAAGAAATTAAACGATATTTATATGACTGCGTGGCAATATGGGCTTAAGACAACTTACTATCTTCGCACGCTTGGCGCGACGCAGATAGAAAAATCAACGCTCGGAACTGAATATGGATTCACGCAAAAACGTGAATATAATGATGATGTTGCAGAAGCAAATGCAAATAAAGCCAAAGAAATTGCGCAGGAAGCGCCAAAAACTGGTGCGTCTTGCAATCCGTTTGATAATGCTGAATGCGAATCTTGTCAGTAGCTAGGAGACACAATGGCAAAAAAAAGAATCATTAACGATTCACAAACAGATCCGAATAAAATTTTACCAATGACCTACCAATGGGCGCGTGAACATTATAAAAATGGTATCGCGAATAATTGGGTTCCAGAAGAAATTGCGATGCAACTGGATGTCGAACAATGGAAATCTCCGACCGCATTGAATGAACGGGAACGCCGTTTGATTTTGTGGAACCTCGGATTTTTCTCTACGGCAGAATCGTTGACCGCGAACAATTTGGTACTCACCGTTTATAAGCATGTAACAAATCCTGAGTGTCGCCAATACTTATTGCGTCAGGCGTATGAAGAAGCAATTCATACCGACACGTTTATTTATTGTTGCGATACGTTGGGACTGGATCCTGATGAGATTTATAATATGTATAACACCATTCCTTCTATTGCAGAAAAGGATGCGTTTGTTATTGAACTGACAAAGTCGATTTTTGATCCTGGTTTTGTAACCGAAGGAACAGAAAATATTCGCCGCTTCGTGCGAGATTTAATCGGTTTCTATGTGATCATGGAAGGGATTTTCTTCTATGCCGGATTTGCAATGATGCTTGCGCTTAAGCGTCAGGGCAAAATGGTTGGTATTGGCGAGCAGTTTGAATATATTATGCGCGATGAAAGTATTCATTTAGCATTCGGCTGCGATTTAATTAATACCATTAAAGCTGAAAATCCTGAAATCTGGACCGTTGCTTTTGAAGAAGAAATTATTGGCTTGATTAAAAAAGCGGTAATTCTTGAAAAAAAATATGCATTTGATGCATGCCCAGAAGGACTTCTTGGCATTAATGCGCAGCAATTTGCAGATTACGTTGAGCATATCGCTGATCGCCGCCTTGAGCGCATTGGATTAATGCGCGTGTATTTTAAAGAAAATCCGTTCCCTTGGATGTCTCTCTCAACAGATTTGAGCAAAGAGAAAAACTTCTTTGAAACGCGCGTGACTGAATATCAGTCTGCCGGCTCATTGGAGTGGGAATAATTAAATTGAATTGTTGAATAATATAAAAGGGACTCTTATTAACAGGGTCCCTTTTATAATTTAGGTGAAATATGAATAATGATGTAATTAAACAAAAAGATGTGATGATTAGATTGCTTGAAGCACTGTTTCCTCAGGTAAAGATATATCTTTTTGGTTCAAGGGCGAAAGGGACTCATCGGCCAAGCTCCGATATTGACTTAGCACTTGATGCGGGGCGCCAACTTTCTTTTCTTGAAATTGCGAAAGCAAAAAATGTTCTTGATGCACTCAATATTGCTGAAAAAATTGACGTAGTTGATATGCGTTCTATCCCAGAAGCATTAAAAGAAACTATTTTGCAGGAGGGAATAATATGGAAGAGTTAATTAGACGGCATAAGCAACTATTACAAGCATATGGCCGATTAGAGTATATGGTACAAACATTTATAGAGCTTTCAAAAGACGCAAAAAACCATTTATCAGAAGGTGAAGAAAATGAATTTGTTACGCATCGAGATGCGCTTATAAAACGTTTTGAAATTTGCTACGACCTGACATGGAAATTTTTTAAATTCTTGTTAAAAGAAAAATATTCTATTGATGTGGCGTCGCCAAGAAAAGTTTTTCAAGATTGCTATCAGCAAGGAATCTTGAATCGAGAGGAAACTGAAAATTTTCTTGATATGATCGATATGCGAAATCAAACAACACATGTTTACGATGAATCTGTTGCAAATGCTATAAGTAAAAAAATTGTAAACTATTACGAACTATTGATCAGCACCTCTGAGAAGATTAAGGTAGATTAAAGTTATTAATCGAAGTTTGGATAATCATGAAATTCCTATCTTGGGTATTCATACTGTCTCTATGGATGGCCAACTTATTTGCGTTAATTCGTCTTGAAGAGCAAGAAAGCTATCTTAAGCTCGAAACACTTTATGGTGAAACTATCATTCAAGAGCCCGTTCTTATCGAGCTGATACAAAGCCAAGCATTTGTTCGGTTAAAAAATATTCGTCAATATGGCGTTTTATGCCACGCCCGAAATGAGCCTGAATATACCCGCTGGCAACACTCGCTCGGTGTTTTCTTTTTAACGCGAAAATATGGTGCACCACTTTCGGAACAAATTGCTGCATTGCTCCATGATGTTTCGCATACGGTGTTTTCACATGTTGGCGATATTTTTTATAACAGTGATTATCGAACGGGAAAAAAATCATACCAAGATGAAATTCATGAACAGTATCTTAAAGAATCTGGCATAGATGCTCTTTTGCACAACTATGGTTTTGCTGAGGCATGCAGTGAATGCTCAAAAAATAATCAACGTTGTTTTGACCAGCCGCTTCCAGGTTTATGCGCTGATCGCATTGAATATAATCTAACTGGTGCATATATCGATCGCATGATAACCCAAGATGAATTGTGTGCAATTATCTCGCATTTGCATTTTGAGAATGATGAATGGTTTTTTGATGATGTAGATTATGCAAAAAAATTTGGTTTGATTTCGCTCAAATTATCAGAATCTCGTTGGGGCTCAACGTGGAGTGCCTTTATTGATTATTGCGCAGCACAAGCATTAAAGCGTGCTTGTATACTGGGAATTATTACAAAAAATGAGATTCAATTTTCCAGTGATGATATTGTTTGGGAAAAGCTTAAGCAAAATTCTGATGAAGAACTCATTAAATGGCTTTCTTTTGTAGAGTGCCCCAATCAAAGTTATTGTGTGTGCAGCGATGGGAAAAGCGATTTTTTTGTTTGCGGAAAATTTAGCGGCACCGATCCATTTGTATTGACTGAAAATCGAATAAGACGACTTTCTGAAATTGATTCCAACTATAAAACTGAATATGAGCGGGTGAAAAAATTAGTGAGAAGCGGTGCGCATATAAAACTAATGGCATAATATGTGCGCTGGTACTATCATTGGAATTCAGAAATCTCATGCCAGCGACAACCTTGCGCTAAGCTCTTTTGCTTCTCTGTTTGATGAACAGGTTTTGTCGCATATATTCGTTCGGCCAAACCGGGATTGAGCGATTCGAGACTCTTGGCATGCGAAAGATTTGTTTTTTTTAACTCATACCTCAAGCAAATCTGACTAAAAATTTTGTAAGTAAGCAGCTCATCAAATCCCAAAAAATCAAACATATTCGCTGATGCAATAATAGCTTTATCGTTATCGTCACCAATATAATTAAATTTTTTCATAATCGCAGAAACTTTTTCATGCCTAAAGCATACGTTCGGCTCTTGTGCATATTCAAATGTTGGGGCAATTACCTTATCCCAACTTTCAGCATTTATAAATTGTGGCATTGTAATTTTTTTATGAGCTTCTTTATCAACTAATTGAAAAGCCTTCATTGTAGGAGAAAAATCGAGATATTTTTGTTTAATAATTCTTGCTTGGCCATCAGTAAATTCAATTATAACAGAACCTTCGAGTTCGTTTTTATTTTCGATTTCCATGGCAGAGCAATTTGTAAAAAAAATAAAAAGTAATAAACGATTAATGCAATGTAAGTTCATATTATCCTTAAACTTAACCGGTTTTCTTTATATTTCCTTCTGAAATGCCAGCATTTAATCTGCTAACCGAGCAAGCCCTTTTTCTTTACTACGATTAAAGCAATAAACAAATAATATGATTGCACCGATCGCATAAAGAATGCCTAATGCATATCCTTTAATCAGATAAGACGTTGGATCTTTCTGATGCATTACATATCCTCGCATTCCCTGAAAGACATAACTCATAGGTAAAAAACTACTTATCATCTGGCCCCAGCGCGGCAATACTTCTATCGGATAATATGCGCCGCTAAAAGGCATTAAAAACCATCCAACCACAAATCCAAGTTCGGTACCCCGTTTTCCTAAGGTGATGACGACTTGCATGCAGGTGAACCCCAGCCAGATGCCGCAAAAAAAGAGGGGCGGCAGAAAAATCATGAATGTTGAGAGAAGATACCATATTGATACATCGTACAACATAAATATGACGAACATGCAAAAGATGGTAGTGATAGACATCATGATCGAATAGAATAATACTACGCCAATCATCCATTCAGTTATTGCAAGTGGCATAGAAAATATATTAACTATATTGTTCGACCAAAGTTCTTCGCTTAGGGCAAAACCTATTATATTGCATCCTCGCCCAACCACTTGCCATAAAAGAATGCCAAGCAAAGCAGCGGCTTCATAATTGGGAAGCTGTGTCGTTTGTGATTGCTGAATCCATGATCCTAAAAACCCCCAAATGAGCACATCAAGCAGAGGCCAATAAAATCCGGACAGCAGGTAATTAAGATCTCGTTTCCACATGCGCATATGCCGAAGTACTATTGCCCAAATTGGTGCAAATGAAATCATGAAGCTCCCTTTTCACTTAGCAATGCTCAAGAAATAATCTTCGAGCGTAGGCTTATCGATTGAAATATTTGAGTAGAAAATTTTGCGCTCACTCAAATTTGCGAGAAACTGTGCGATAGCATGTTCATCAAGTTCAATCGTCAGATGTGCCTCTTGCGCAGTATGCGTTAATTGCACATTACGCAGATATGTAAGGGCACGATCAAGCTCACCAGAAATGGTTAAGTGGACGCGCACCTTGGATGTTGATCCTGCAAGTACCTCAGGTGTATCATCTGCGATAATGGTACCCTTTTTTAAAACCAGTACGCGATCACAAAGCTCAGTCACTTCATCCATGTTGTGTGAAGTGACCAAAATTGAAACGCCTCGTTCTTTGCGTTGCGCCAGAATAAATTGGCGTACTTCGTGAGCAATATCAGGGTCAAGGGAAGCTGTTGGTTCATCAAGCAACACAATTTCTGGATCTGAAATAAATGCCTTGGCGAGCATGACTCGCGTTATTTGACCAGCAGAAAGCGTTCCGGTTTGGCGATCACGCATATCCCATATGCCAAAAAATTTCAGAAGCTTTTCAATCTGTTGCTCGCGGCGTGGCTCTGCAATTCTATAAATACGCCCTACGATATCAAGGTTTTCAGTTACTTTTAATCGAGCAGGAAGTCGATCATAGCCACTTGCGTAGCCGATTTTTTTGAGCGCTGCAATGCGATGTTGTGCAAAGTTGGTCCCAAAATAAGTGATCGATCCGCTACTTGGCGTTAATGTTCCCATAAGCATTTGAATAGTGGTAGTCTTTCCAGCTCCATTCGGTCCCAGAAACCCCAGGATTTCACCCTTTTTGAGCTGAAAAGAGATATTATTCACCGCGGCATGGTGCCGTGGCGTTTTGATAGGCCATAGGCCTGAGGTAAATATTTTGGTAAGGTTGCTTACTTTGAGTACTTGCAAAAGGGTTCCTTAAATTGACGAGCGAGCGAAGCATCAATAATCTATCTCATTCTCATGCATTTTAATATCAGCAATCAGAATTAAGGCTCGCGGCCCGAAATCGATAAAATGATGAAATCAGAATTTTTTTAAGTATACCTATTTCAAGTGATCATTAAAGAATTTCAAGATGTGATCGCTAATTGTTGTAAGCGTTTTGTACGAATCAGGAGCATTCCATGATCGCACCAAAGTGGCCCTGAGTTTTCTCGATAACAAACGCAATAAACCTCGCAGTTTCGTCTAGCAAATTCATTTTTAATCCGTCGTGCCACTTTTCAGCCGCCTGTATAATTTTGCTCCAATGCGGAAACGTAATTTTTACCCAGGCTGCTGCTGTTTTTTTTGATGCGATTGCATCACAATTAATAGTATATAAAATGCGACACATAGTTAAAATCGCATATGATTGATGGTGGCTCTTTTCTAGGTAAAGTTGATCAGTTATTCTAGGCTTCCACTCTTGAAATAAATCGTTTATACACGCTTTTTTTACATCAACAATATCAATTGGTTGAGTGAGTGTTTTAAACTCTGGGCCTACCAGTGCAATCCCGTAATTATAAAGTAAATACTTATTAATGAGCCATTCATTTCCATATGGTGCCTCAGGATAGAAAATACCTTCTCCAAAATAAGGACGCGGTAATTTTGGTGGGTATATATCTTTGAGCATATCAACAGAAATATACGAACACTCAATGCGCTGTCCCCATTTTTTATGCGCTTTTCCTATTTTTTGATGCACTTTATTAATCTGTTCGATTTCGTTGTGTGAAACTGAATTTTTCAAAATCACCATCAGATCTATATCGCTGCTTTTTGGATTAAAATCTCCATACGATAATGAACCGGTTAAGTAGATACCAGTCAAATTCTTCCCGAAGATAGTTTGTATTTCAGTGATGAATATGTGCAACAGTTTATTTATGTCTTTGTATCGTGTGATATACGGTATAGTTGATTCACTCATATTAAATTGGCTCTGTTATTTTTGCGACCATAATAAAATAATCAAATAAATATTAACCCCTTCCATTCCTGAATAGTTCCTAATAAGTGTGGCCCTTGCTTTTTAAGCTTTTTTTCTTTTTTGTGATAATAAAATAAGCGATATGAAGAAAAAAACCATTGCATAATGCATGAATGTTATTTCTTGCGCAGTTAAATCACGCTTCATGAGGGCTTCTGCAGTAATTTGTACTGCTTGGCCGCCATCAAGCAAAGGAAGCGGCAGAAGATTAAAGAGACCAATCTGAATGCTTATAACGGCAAGCCATAGGAAAAAGAAGGCAGCGCTTTCGTTAAATTTTTGATGGGTCGTTGTAATAATTTCTGATGGGCCTAAGAGTTTCGCTCTTTTATACGCAGGGGAAAAGATACCGCCAAATTCTTTGAAAAGTTCTTTCATTTTTTTTAGCGTCGCATTCATAGCAAAAGTGAGGGAGCTGGCCTCTTGAGTAAAAAAAATAAAAAAAAGTAAAACGGCAG is a window from the Candidatus Babeliales bacterium genome containing:
- a CDS encoding ribonucleoside-diphosphate reductase subunit alpha, with amino-acid sequence METINNRAVTVAMGATYNELSVTKRNGSLEQLDLEKIRSCFVRAAYDCMDNVSIDMLIAEVVRNVYDKVKTEEVESALILSAVAFIEQDPAYDKVATRLLLQKLYREVLGQSVNPATLEHEYRNAFIKSIYQGVKGDVLHQKLLEFDLERLANGLHIERDHLFVYLGLSTLYERYFYKIDKKRYELPQTFWMRVAMGLALNEPNKEEKALEFYETFSSLRYVSSTPTLFHSGYKIAQLSSCYLSTVNDDLGHIFKVIGDNAQLSKWAGGIGNDWTNIRGTGSFIKSIHATSQGVIPYLKIVNDVVIAITRSGIRRGGTCSYLETWHIDVEDFIDLRRNTGDERRRTHDMNTANWIPDLFMKRVMLDADWMLFSPDEVPDLHDLYGKAFEKRYEEYEEKARAGQIKLFKVVSAQKLWRKMLSRLFETGHPWITFKDPCNIRSPQDHVGVVHSSNLCTEITLNTSAEETAVCNLGSINLSEHIINGQLDVEMLAKSIRTAVRMLDNVLDLNFYPTAEARNSNLRHRPIGLGVMGFQDALIKLDIPFASEKAIWFADYSQELISYYAILSSSELAHERGAYQTYKGSKWDRGIFPIDSIDLLEQERGMRIEVSRSAALDWSLVRENVKKHGMRNSNVMAIAPTATIANIAGCYPSIEPLYKNMYVKSNIAGEFTVVNRYLVNDLKKIGLWNRQMLEQLKYYDGDITRVPSIPEHLKEKYRGAFELDPIWLLKITAARGKWIDQSQSHNVFMKGVSGKKLNDIYMTAWQYGLKTTYYLRTLGATQIEKSTLGTEYGFTQKREYNDDVAEANANKAKEIAQEAPKTGASCNPFDNAECESCQ
- a CDS encoding ribonucleotide-diphosphate reductase subunit beta produces the protein MAKKRIINDSQTDPNKILPMTYQWAREHYKNGIANNWVPEEIAMQLDVEQWKSPTALNERERRLILWNLGFFSTAESLTANNLVLTVYKHVTNPECRQYLLRQAYEEAIHTDTFIYCCDTLGLDPDEIYNMYNTIPSIAEKDAFVIELTKSIFDPGFVTEGTENIRRFVRDLIGFYVIMEGIFFYAGFAMMLALKRQGKMVGIGEQFEYIMRDESIHLAFGCDLINTIKAENPEIWTVAFEEEIIGLIKKAVILEKKYAFDACPEGLLGINAQQFADYVEHIADRRLERIGLMRVYFKENPFPWMSLSTDLSKEKNFFETRVTEYQSAGSLEWE
- a CDS encoding nucleotidyltransferase domain-containing protein; the encoded protein is MNNDVIKQKDVMIRLLEALFPQVKIYLFGSRAKGTHRPSSDIDLALDAGRQLSFLEIAKAKNVLDALNIAEKIDVVDMRSIPEALKETILQEGIIWKS
- a CDS encoding HI0074 family nucleotidyltransferase substrate-binding subunit, which encodes MEELIRRHKQLLQAYGRLEYMVQTFIELSKDAKNHLSEGEENEFVTHRDALIKRFEICYDLTWKFFKFLLKEKYSIDVASPRKVFQDCYQQGILNREETENFLDMIDMRNQTTHVYDESVANAISKKIVNYYELLISTSEKIKVD
- a CDS encoding HD domain-containing protein, whose product is MKFLSWVFILSLWMANLFALIRLEEQESYLKLETLYGETIIQEPVLIELIQSQAFVRLKNIRQYGVLCHARNEPEYTRWQHSLGVFFLTRKYGAPLSEQIAALLHDVSHTVFSHVGDIFYNSDYRTGKKSYQDEIHEQYLKESGIDALLHNYGFAEACSECSKNNQRCFDQPLPGLCADRIEYNLTGAYIDRMITQDELCAIISHLHFENDEWFFDDVDYAKKFGLISLKLSESRWGSTWSAFIDYCAAQALKRACILGIITKNEIQFSSDDIVWEKLKQNSDEELIKWLSFVECPNQSYCVCSDGKSDFFVCGKFSGTDPFVLTENRIRRLSEIDSNYKTEYERVKKLVRSGAHIKLMA
- a CDS encoding ABC transporter permease encodes the protein MISFAPIWAIVLRHMRMWKRDLNYLLSGFYWPLLDVLIWGFLGSWIQQSQTTQLPNYEAAALLGILLWQVVGRGCNIIGFALSEELWSNNIVNIFSMPLAITEWMIGVVLFYSIMMSITTIFCMFVIFMLYDVSIWYLLSTFMIFLPPLFFCGIWLGFTCMQVVITLGKRGTELGFVVGWFLMPFSGAYYPIEVLPRWGQMISSFLPMSYVFQGMRGYVMHQKDPTSYLIKGYALGILYAIGAIILFVYCFNRSKEKGLARLAD
- a CDS encoding ABC transporter ATP-binding protein; this encodes MQVLKVSNLTKIFTSGLWPIKTPRHHAAVNNISFQLKKGEILGFLGPNGAGKTTTIQMLMGTLTPSSGSITYFGTNFAQHRIAALKKIGYASGYDRLPARLKVTENLDIVGRIYRIAEPRREQQIEKLLKFFGIWDMRDRQTGTLSAGQITRVMLAKAFISDPEIVLLDEPTASLDPDIAHEVRQFILAQRKERGVSILVTSHNMDEVTELCDRVLVLKKGTIIADDTPEVLAGSTSKVRVHLTISGELDRALTYLRNVQLTHTAQEAHLTIELDEHAIAQFLANLSERKIFYSNISIDKPTLEDYFLSIAK
- a CDS encoding aminoglycoside adenylyltransferase domain-containing protein; its protein translation is MSESTIPYITRYKDINKLLHIFITEIQTIFGKNLTGIYLTGSLSYGDFNPKSSDIDLMVILKNSVSHNEIEQINKVHQKIGKAHKKWGQRIECSYISVDMLKDIYPPKLPRPYFGEGIFYPEAPYGNEWLINKYLLYNYGIALVGPEFKTLTQPIDIVDVKKACINDLFQEWKPRITDQLYLEKSHHQSYAILTMCRILYTINCDAIASKKTAAAWVKITFPHWSKIIQAAEKWHDGLKMNLLDETARFIAFVIEKTQGHFGAIMECS
- a CDS encoding site-2 protease family protein, encoding MNISMQRVSATIITLLALSFIVFFHELGHYLACHAFGVPTPTFSVGFGPALIQYKPKDTTFQIALIPLGGYVSIATRELNQKPYWQKMIITLAGIFNNILLTAVLLFFIFFTQEASSLTFAMNATLKKMKELFKEFGGIFSPAYKRAKLLGPSEIITTTHQKFNESAAFFFLWLAVISIQIGLFNLLPLPLLDGGQAVQITAEALMKRDLTAQEITFMHYAMVFFFISLILLSQKRKKA